The Acidimicrobiia bacterium nucleotide sequence TTGGCGACCCTGTTGATGTCGATCACTCGTTCTTCGAACTGGCCCTCGGCCATGACTGCTCCCTGCTCAGAACTCGAGACCGGCGTCGCGAGCGGCGTCGGCCACCCCCGCGATCCGGCCGTGGTACTTGAAACCCCCGCGGTCGAACACGACCCGGGTCACTCCGGCGTCCCTGCCCCGCTCACCGATCAGCGCGCCGACCTTGCGGGCGGCATCCACCGTGCCCGTGGCATCGTCGCGCAGCCCCGGCTCGACGGTGGACGCCGCCGCAAGGGTTCGGCCGTCCAGATCGTCGATCAGCTGGGCGTAGATGTGCTTGTTCGACCGGTACACCGACAGGCGCGGACGCTCGGCGGTTCCCCGGATCTTCTTGCGGACCCGGCGGTGACGCCGGTCCCGTCCTGCGGCCTTGTCGCGTCGCATGGCTGACCCCTCAGGCACCCGAACCGACGGCGGCCTTCCCGGCCTTCCGGCGGACGTGCTCGTCGACGTAGCGGATTCCCTTGCCCTTGTAGGGCTCGGGCGTGCGGACCTTCCTGATGTCGGCGGCGACCTGGCCAACCAACTGCTTGTCGGCCCCCTTGACGATCACCTGCGTGGGCTCGGGGACCTCGATGGTGATGCCCTCGGGCGCCTCGAAGACCACGGGATGGGAGTAACCGACCTGGAGCTCGACCGACGTCCCCTTCGACTGGGCGCGGTAGCCGACACCCTGGATCTGGAGTTCCCGGGAGAAGCCCGTCGACACACCTTCGACCATGTTGGCGATCAGCGAGCGCGTGAGACCGTGGAGCGCGCGTTGCGAGCGCTCGTCGCTACCCCGCTCGACGGTGATCGTGCCGTCGTCGAGGGTGACTGTGATCCCTCGGGGCACGTCGTGCTCGAGCGTGCCGTTCGACCCCTTGGCGGTGACGTGTGCGCCGGCGATCGTGACGTCGACGCCGTCGGGAACGGTGATGGGTGCTTGTCCGACTCTGCTCATGGGAGACCTACCAGACCTGGCACAGGACCTCGCCGCCGACGTTGCGCTTGCGCGCCTCGCCGTCGGTGAGGAGCCCGACGCTCGTGGACAGCACGGCGATCCCCATCCCGCCCAGGACACGAGGGACCTCGTGTGCCTTGGAGTAGACACGCAGGCCGGGCTTCGAGACGCGGCGAATACCCGAGATCGTCCGCCGGCGCTCGTCGTCGTACTTGAGCTCGATCGTGAGGATCTTGCTCGGGCGCCCGGGCTCGTCCTCGACGGTGTAGCCGTTCACATAGCCGGCCTTCTGGAGCACGTCGGCCAACGCCACCTTCACCTTCGACGACGGCATCGACACATCATCGTGCTGGCGGAGGTTGGCGTTGCGGACGCGGGTGAGCATATCTGCAATGGGATCGGTCATCGACACAGCAGGCCCCTCCTCACCACGACGCCTTGGTCAGCCCGGGCACCTCGCCCGCATGCGCGAGCTCGCGCAGGCAGATACGACACAGCCCGAACTTGCGGTACACCGCACGCGCGCGCCCGCACCGGCGACACCGCGTGTACCGACGGACCTCGAACTTGGGTTTGCGCTGCTGCTTGTTGACCAGTGCTCTCTTCGCCATCTCTACCTCTACGCGTCCTGGCGGGCGAACGGGAAGCCGAGTGCTGCGAGCAGCGCCCGTCCTTCATCGTTCGTCCGAGCCGTCGTGACGATGGTGATGTCCATTCCCCGCACGGCGTCGATCGAGTCGTAGTCGATCTCGGGAAAGATCAACTGCTCGGTGACACCGAACGTGTAGTTGCCCGCACCGTCGAAGGAACGGGTCTTCATGCCCCGGAAGTCGCGGATCCGTGGGATCGCCAGACTCACGAGGCGGTCGAAGAACTCCCACATCCGCGCGCCGCGCAACGTGACGCGGGCACCGATCGCGTTCCCCTGACGGAGCTTGAAGCTCGCGATCGACTGCTTCGCCCGGGTGACCTGGGGCTTCTGGCCCGTGATCACGCCGAGGTCGGTGACCGCCCCGTCGAGGAGGGCCTTGTTGTCGGTGGCCAGGCCCACGCCGCAGTTGAGGACGATCTTCTCGAGGCGCGGAACCTCCATGATGTTCCCGAGACCGAGTTCTGTCTGGAGTGCAGGCCGGATCTCGTCGCGGTAGCGCTCGCGCAGGCGCGGTGCCGGGGCTGTATCGACCATCAGGCACCTCTCTTGTCGTTGTCGGGCAGGTCTGCGCCACACTTGCGACAGATCCGGAACTTGGCGCCGTCGGGGTCGAAGCGGTAGCCGACACGCGTCGGCGCCCCGCACGAGTCGCACACGATGGCGACATTCGACACGTGGATCGGCATGTCCTTGTCGATGATGCCGCCCTGCATCGTGGCGCGGGTGGCCGCCTGGTGTCGCTTGGCGACGTTGATCCCGTCGACGATGACGCGTTCCTTACCCGGGATCACGTCCATGACCTCGCCTCGCCGGCCGACGTCCTTGCCGGCCAGGACCTCGACCTGATCGCCCTTCTTGATCTTCATGTCAGATGACCTCCGGGGCGAGCGAGATGATCCGCATGAACCGACGATCGCGTAGCTCGCGCCCGACGGGGCCGAAGATGCGGGTGCCACGCGGCTGGCGCTGCTCGTTGATGAGCACGGCCGCGTTCTCGTCGAAACGGATGTAGCTGCCGTCGGAACGGCGGCGTTCCTTGCGGGTACGAACGACCACGCACCGCACCACCTCGCCCTTCTTGACGGCGGCTCCGGGTACGGCGTCCTTCACGGTCGCGACGAACTCGTCGCCGATACCCGCGTAGCGGCGCCGTGTTCCTCCGAGCACCTTGATGCACAGGACCTCGCGGGCACCGGAGTTGTCGGCGACCTTGAGCCTGCTCTCCTGCTGGATCATGGGTGTGTCGTTCTCTCCGGGACCGTCAGCGTGCCCGTTCGAGCACTTCGACGATCCGCCAGCGCTTGTTCTTCGACAACGGGCGCGTCTCGGCGACGCGCACGCGGTCACCCTCGTTCGCATCATTGGTCTCGTCGTGGGCCTGCAGCCGACTCGTGCGCTGCATCGTCTTGCGGTAGCGCCGGTGACGCACGCGGCTCGTGACCGCCACGACCGCGGTCTTGTCCATCCTGGTGGACACCACGATTCCCTCACGGATCTTTCGAGACGACCTGTCGTCGCTCTGCTCGGTGGTGGATTCCGACTCAGCCATCGGTCTGCTCCTCGACGAGTGCCTCGGCGGCCTCGATCTCACGCTCACGCAGCACGGTCCTGATCCGGGCCACGTCGCGTCGAACCTGCTTCAAACGGGAATAGCTGTCGAGTTGCCCGGTGGCGTTCTGGAAGCGCAGGTTGAACAGCTCCTCACCGGCCTCGGCCAACTGCTGAACCAGATCGTCGTCGCCCAACTCGCGGAGCTCGCTCGCGGTCGCCATCACGCCTCATCCTGACGCACGACGAATCGGCTCTTGATCGGCAGCTTGTGCTGCGCCAGCCTCATTGCCTCCCGGGCGGTCGCCTCGTCGACACCGGCGAGCTCGAAGAGAACACGGCCCGGCTTCACGACGGCCACCCAGTTCTCCGGGTTGCCCTTCCCCGAGCCCATGCGCGTCTCGGCCGGCTTCTCGGTGACGGGCTTGTCGGGGAAGACGTTGATCCAGACCTTCCCTCCACGCTTGATGAAACGGGTCATCGCGATACGGGCGGCCTCGATCTGACGGTTCGTGAGCCAGCAGGGCTCGAGTGCCTGGATCCCGTAGTCGCCGTACGACACCTTCGTGCCGCCCTTGGCGACTCCCTTCATGCGCCCGCGCTGCTGCTTGCGGTGCTTGGTCTTCTTCGGCATTAGCACGGGTTACGACCTCCTCGTACATGCGCGCGAGCGAGCGAAGTCGAGCGAGCCGGAGTCCCGAACGTCCCGGAGGGCGCCGGAGGGGTATCCCCGGAGGCGAGTGAGGGCGACCATGGGAAGAGGAGCCCAGGCAGAGTCACACGTCGAAGATGTCATTCTTCGTTCCTGAAGTGGGGGGCTTCGTGGTGCTCGCGGGTGCGGCGCTCGATCTCCTCCTCTTCGGCGAGGAGCTTCTCGAGCTCGGGGTCGGCCTCCTTGACGAGAGGTGCCGCCTCTCCCGGCTCCTCGTCGGACGCGGCGACCTGCTCCTCCGAGACCTCCTCGGCAGCCGGCCGACGCTTGCCGCCACCTGCGGTGACGATCTTGCGGCCCGGGGTCTGCCCCGACGTCTCGCCCACGGCCATGGCGGCTTCCCTGGTGATCTTGTCCTCCGACGCCGACTTGTAGGGGAGGATGTCGCCCTTGTAGATCCAGACCTTGCAGCCGATCCGACCCTGCGTGGTGCGGGCCTCAGCGAGCCCGTAGTCGATGTCGGCGCGAAGTGTGTGAAGCGGCACCCGCCCCTCGCGGTACCACTCGGTACGCGACATCTCGGCGCCACCCAGGCGACCGCTGCACTGGACGCGGACGCCGAGAGCGCCGGCCTTCATCGCCGTCTGCACCGCGCGCTTCATCGCACGGCGGAACGACACACGGCCGGCGAGCTGATCGGCCACACCCTGTGCGATCAGCGTGGCGTCGAGCTCGGGCTGCTTGATCTCCTGGATGTTGAAGTGGATCGTGGGATTGCCCGTGATCTTCAGGAGCCCGGCCCGGAGGCGGTCGGCCTCCGAGCCCCGCCGACCGATCACGATGCCGGGACGCGCCGTGTAGACGTCGACGCGGAGGCGGTCGCGGGTGCGCTCGATCTCGATGCGGCTCACCGCAGCGTGCGGGAGCTCGGTCGTGAGGAAGTCGCGGATCTTCCAGTCCTCGATGAGCTGGTCGGTGTACTCGTCGCCGTCGGCGAACCAGCGCGACTTCCAGTCGGTGGTGACGCCAAGGCGGAACCCGTAGGGGTTGACCTTCTGACCCATGTGCTACTCGCCCCCGTCCGCGGACTCGTCCTCGGACTCTGTCGTGTCGACGACGTCGTCGCCGGTGTCGTCTTCGGTGACTTCGTCGGTCTCTTCTTCGGTCGTGTCGTCGGCAGCCTCGTCCGTGTCGGCCGCGGCCTCCTCGGCCCGGGCAGCCTCGACCCGGCGACGGCGCAGGGAGCGTCGGCGGGCCGCACCCTCGGCGCTGTCGGATTCCGACTTGCGGGCCAGATCGTCCTCGGAGAGGCGGGCCAGCACGATCGTGACGTGGGACGTCCGCTTGTTGACACGGGTCGCCCGGCCACGCGCACGTGGGCGCCACCGCTTGAGGATGGGCCCCTCGTCGGCGTACGCCGCTTCGATCGTGAGCTCCTCTTCGGGAACCGCCAGCTTGTCCTCGGCATTGGCGACAGCGGAGTCGAGCAGCTTGAGGACGGGTTCGGTGGCACCACGGTCGGTGCGCCCGAGGATGTCGCGCGCGCTGTCGACGTCCTCGCCCCGGATGAGGTCGAGGACCTGTCGCACCTTGGACGGTGACGTCCGCAGGTAGCGGAGACGGGCGCGTGCGGTCGCTTCAGCCATCAGCCGGCACTGTCGGCACCGGAGTGAACCCGGAAGATCCGTGTGGGCGCGAACTCGCCCAGCTTGTGACCCACCATCGACTCGGTGACGTAGACGGGTACGTGCTTGCGGCCGTCGTGGACCGCCAACGTGTGACCGACCATGTCGGGTGACAGCGTGGAACGACGTGACCACGTCTTGATGACCTTCTTGTCGCCCGACTCGTTCATCGCCGCGACCTTCCTGGCGAGGTGCTCGTCGATGAAGGGTCCCTTCTTCAGACTGCGCGGCATGTCCTACCTCCGTGAACCGCGTCCGCGGCGGCGTCGCACGATCTGCTCGTTCGACTTCTTGTTCTTCTTGCGGGTGCGCCCTTCGGGCTTTCCCCAGGGCGACACCGGATGCCGTCCACCGGAGCTCTTGCCCTCTCCGCCACCGAGGGGGTGGTCGACAGGGTTCATCACGACACCGCGGGACTGCGGCCGCTTTCCCTTCCAGCGGCTGCGTCCGGCCTTGCCGACGGAGATGAGCTCGGCGTCGACGTTCCCGACCTGACCGACCGTGCCGCGTGCGTCGATCGGGACACGGCGCATCTCGGTCGAGGGGAGCCGCAGGGTCGCCCAGTTGCCCTCCTTGGCGACCAGCTGGATGGCCGAGCCGGCGCCCCGACCCAGCTTGCCGCCGCCGCCGGGCTTGAGCTCCACGTTGTGGACCGTGGTACCGACGGGGATGTAGCGAAGAGGGAGCGCGTTCCCGACGCGGATCTCGGCGCCGTGCCCGTTCTGGAGTACGTCGTCGACCTTCAGGCCCACCGGCGCCAGGATGTAGCGCTTCTCGCCGTCGCGGTAGTGGAGCAGCGCGATCCTGGCGTTGCGGTTGGGGTCGTACTCGATGGTGGCGACACGGGCGGGCACGCCGTCCTTGTCGCGCGTGAAGTCGATCTCGCGATACTTGCGCTTGTGGCCGCCCCCGCGGTGGCGCGACGTGATGCGGCCGTAGGAGTTCCGGCCACCCGTGCTCTTCTTCGGCTTGGTGAGCGACTTCTCGGGCTTGGACGCCGTGAGGTCGGAGAAATCAGCCACCGTCTGGAAGCGGCGCCCGGGGCTCGACGGCTTGCGTTTGCGCGGCGGCATCCTCAGCCTCCGAAGATCTCGATGGAGTCGCCCTCGGCGAGCGACACGATGGCGCGCTTTTGTGCCTTGCGCTGCCCGAACGTCCCGGTGCGGCGGTCGCGGACCTTCTTGCCCTGCCGGTTGAGGGTGTTGACCTTCGTGACGCGCACACCGAAGATCGCCTCGATGGCCTGTGCGATCTCCACCTTGTTGGCGTCGGGCGCCACGTTGAAGGTGTAGACGTCGCGGTCGAAGGCCGCGTACGACTTCTCCGACACGACGGGGTCCTGGATGATCGTGCGCGGATCACGGCTCATGACGACGCTCCCGGATCGGTCGTGCCGGAGAGACGGTCTGTTGTGGTGTCGAGGGTGGCCTGCGAGAAAACCAGCCAGTCGTTGGCGAGGATGTCGTAGGCGTTGAGCTCCTCGGGCACGACGATCTGCACCCTGCGGCCGAGGTTCCGGAACGACTTCCACGTGTTGACGTCGGTCCGGTCGAGAACGAGCAGGACACGGCCCTCGGTGTCGCCACCGCGAAGGTCCAGCGCCTCGAGAGCGGCGATGGCGTCCTTGGTCCGGGGCTCGGAGAAGGCCCAGGCGTCGACGACGAGGACCCTGCCATCGGCGGCACGGTCGGACAACGCGGAGCGCAGCGCCAGGCGCACCATCTTCTTGGGGGTGCGCTGGGCGTAGTCGCGGGGTCGGGGGCCGTGGGCGATTCCGCCGCCCTCCCAGTGGGGAGCACGGATGGAGCCCTGGCGGGCACGGCCGGTGCCCTTCTGGCGCCACGGCTTGGCGCCACCACCCGCCACCTCGGCGCGGGTCTTCGTCTTGTGCGTTCCGGCACGGGCGGCGGCGAGCTGGGCCGTGACCACCTGGTGCAGCACCGCTTCGTTCGGCTCGATACCGAAGATGGCCTCGGGGAGCTCGACGCTCCCCTTGGTCGTTCCGCTCTGCGTGCGGACGTCGAGCTTCAGCGCGGGGCTCACGACGCACTCTTCTCGCGCGCCTTGACGGCGTCGCGGACGAAGACGACCGCACCCCGGGGGCCCGGTACGGATCCCTTCACGAGCAGGAGGTTGCGCTCGGCGTCACCTTCGACGACCTCGAGGTTGAGGGTGGTGGTCTTGGCGTTGCCGTGGCGGCCGGGCATCTTCTGTCCCTTGAACACGCGCGCCGGCGTCGCGCAGGCGCCGACGGCTCCGGGCTTGCGGTGGACCTTGTGCGCACCGTGACTGGCCGGCTGTCCCCCGAAGTTGTGGCGGGCCATGACGCCGGTGAAGCCCTTGCCCTTGCTGATCCCCGAGACGTCGACGAGATCGCCGCTCTCGAACACGTCGGCGGCGACGGTCTGGCCCACCTCGAACCCCTCGAGGTCATCGACGCGCAGCTCGGCGAGATGACGGGCAGGAGGTGCGTCGGCCACGGCGAGGTGACCGAGCTCGGGCTTCGTGATGTTCGCCTCCTTCACGTCGCCGAAGGACAGCTGAACAGCGGAGTAGCCGTCACGCTCGGGGGTCTTGAGCTGGACGACGCGACAGGGCCCGGCCTGGATGACGGTGACGGGCACCACCCGGTTCTCGTCGTCCCAGACCTGGGTCATTCCGAGCTTGCGCCCGAGGATCCCCTTGCCTGCCATCCCGTCCTACTTCCTTCTTCTCACGCGAACGCTCCGCTCGGAGCAGGTGAGCCCCGGCGGAGCGTGGTCTGGTTGTGCCGCCCGGTTCCGCCCGCGGGCGGCCTGAGCAGACTTCGGTTGTCGGAACGTCCGGTCGTACTCGCCCCGTGGCCGAGGAATGGGCCCGTGGGCAGAAAGGTGATACTAGCGGCCCCACTGCCCTCCGTCGAAACGGCGTCACCGGTGGTTCCCTAGGGTGCGGCGCCCGCCACGGGGTGCCCCGCCAGGCGCCACTCGGGGAACCCGTCGGCCATCCGGCATGCCCGGCGCCCCTTGCGCCGCAGGATCGCCACGGCCTCGGCAGCCAGCACGCAGTAGGGCCCCCGGCAGTACGCCACGATGTCGGTGCCGGCGGGCAGCTCGGAGATCCTCTCCTCCAGCTCCTCCAGGGGGATCGACACGGCGTCGGGAATGTGGCCCGAGCGGTACTCGGTCGCCGGGCGCACGTCGACGAGGACCACCTCGCCGTCGCGGACACGCTCCAGGAGATCGGCGGCCGGGACGGGCTCGAGTGCGTCGCGCTCCTCGAGGAAGTCGCGGGAGATCTCGGAAACCTCGGCGAGGTTCGCTGCGGCCACGGCCCGGAGCGCCGCCAGCAGGCACGACACCTCGTCGCCGGCCAGCCGGTAGTGGATCTGGTTCCCCTCCCGACGGGTCTCCACCAGGCGGGCCTGCCGGAGGACCCGCAGGTGCGTCGACACGGTGCTCGTCGGCTGACCCGTCTCCCGCACCAGGGCGTCCACCGGCCTCTCCCCCTGGGCGAGGAGATCCAGGAGCTCCAGCCGTGCGGGGTGCGCCGTCGCCTTCGCGATGCGTGCGAACTGTTCGTTGAGGGCGCGCCGGGTCGAGCAGTCCACCCCGCCTGCCGATCCGGGTGCCTCACCACGTGTGTCGTCGTCTGCCACGTGCCCACTACCTATTTCGCTATTTCGATGAATACCGAAATAGATGCTACAGTGTCGCTCCCATGGACGCCAACACCCCCACGATCCGGGAGCCGGCACCCCCGGCGTCCGGACGCGGACCGCTCGCCGGAATCGGGCGGGGCATGGTCGATTTCGGCATCAGGCGCCCGGTGGGAATCGCCGTCGGGGTGCTCGCTCTCACGGTCCTGTTCGGGATCCTCACCGTGTCCATCGAGACGGACACCGACCCGGAGAACATGCTGCCCGGCGACGACCCCGTGCGCGTGCGGAACGCCGAGCTGCGCGACGATTTCGGGACCGGAGACCTGATCGTGGTCGGCGTGGTGGACGACGACGGTGTCCTCACGCCCGAAGTGTTCACCGCCGTGGCGGAGCTCACCGGGGAGATCCAGCGTCTCGACGGTGTCGACGCCACCGGCGTCACGAGCGCCGACACGGTCGTCGACTTCCCCGACACAGCATTCACCGCCGATGACGTCTCCGCGACTGTCTCGGCACTCGAAGCCGATCCACTCCTGGCCGACCGGATCGTCAGTCCGGACGGAACAGCGATAGGGATCGTCGTCCCTCTCGAGAGTGAGGACGCCGCCGGGGACGTTGCCGACGCCGTGAAGAGGCTCGCCGCGGAGGATCCCGCCCTGTCCGACGCGGACGTGCTCGTCGCCGGCCTCCCCCTCGCCGAAGACGAGTTCGGTCGAGACATGTTCGTGCAGATGGCGCTTCTCGCTCCCCTGGCGGGCCTGCTCATCTTCGCGCTCATGCTGTTCTTCTTCCGGCGGCTCAGCCTCGTCCTCGCGGCCATGGCCGTGGCGATGGCCGCCGTGATCTGGACCATGGGGCTGCTCATCGGGACCGGGTTCACCGTCCACATCATGAGCTCGATGATCCCGATCTTCCTCATGCCGATCGCCATCCTCGACAGCATCCACGTGCTCAGCGAGTTCTTCGACCGCTACCCCCGCCACCGGAACCGGCGCGACACGCTCCACGCCGTGTACTCAGAGCTCTTCCTCCCCCTCACCTACACGTCGCTGACGACGGCGGTCGCCTTCGCCTCTCTCATGCTCGCCCCCATCCCGCCCGTCCGCGTGTTCGGCGGCTTCGTGGCGTTGGGCGTGGTGGCCGCGTGGGTGCTCACGATCGTGTTCATCCCCGCCTTCGTCATGCTCATCGACGAGCGGCGGTTCGCGAAGCTACTGACCACTCACGTCGAGGACCGCGGCGGGCTCTTGACCGGGGGGCTGCGCCGGCTCGGACGTCTCACGACACGTGCTCCCCGGAGCCTGCTCCTCGGTTCCCTGGTCGTGGCGGTGCTCGCCGTCCCCGGTGTCCTGCGCATCACCGTCAACGACAACCCGTTGCGGTGGTTCAAGCCTGGAACCGAGATCCGCCACGCCAGCGAGGAGCTGAACGACCGCTTCCCCGGCACCTACAACGCGAGCCTGGTGCTCACGTCCGAAGAGCCCGGAGACCTCACCGCGCCTGCGACCGTCGCAGCGATCGACGCCCTCCAGGAACGCTGGAGCGACATCGACGTCGTCGGAACGAGTACGTCGTTCGTCGACGTGGCTCTCGCGGTGGCTCCCGACGCTGCGAGCGTCGACGCAAGCATCGATGTCGCCGCGGCGTCGGTCGGAGGTGAGCGTGTCGACAGCCTCGTCACATCCGACCACCGGCGGGCGAACATCCAGCTCCTGCTGAACGACGGTGACAACACCTCGATGCAGTCGGTCGTCGACGCAACGGGCGAGTTCCTCGAGAGCAACCCACTCCCGGAGGGTGTCGACGCGCAGTGGGCCGGCGAGACCTACCTCAACCTGGTCTGGCAGGACAAGATGGTCACGGGCATGCTCGAAGCGTTCCTGGGCACCCTCGTCGTGGTCTTCCTCCTGATGCTGGTGCTGTTCCGCTCACTACGCCATGCCGTTTTCGCCATGATTCCCGTTCTCATGGCCGTGCTCGTCGTCTACGGCGTGGCCGGCTGGATCGGCAAGGACTACGACATGCCGATGGCGGTGCTCTCCGCGCTCGTTCTCGGTATCGGCGTCGACTTCGGCATCCACTTCGTGCAGCGCTACGGCGAGCTTCACGACTCGACCGGATCGGCGGCGGAGGCACTGACGGAGTTCTTCGAGGAGCCCGCCCGTGCCCTCACCCGCAACGCCTTCGTGATCGCGGTCGGGTTCCTGCCGCTGTTCCTGTCGACCCTCGTCCCCTACCTGGTCGTGGGTGCCTTCCTGGCGTCGCTCATGCTCCTGAGCTGGGCCGCGACACTTCTCGTCCTCCCACCCCTGGTCCTCATCACCGACCGAGGACGGCAGGCACCACGCGGAGAAGCCGCAGATACCCCGGAGCCACCAGCCACCGTGGGCGCGGGAGCGGACCTGCCGTAGCGGATCTTCCGTCGCGGAGAGTTGTGCCGCATTCTTAGGCCGCGGAGGCGCCGGGGAGAACTTGCCGGAGCCGACCCCCCCTAAACCTCTTGAATCTTGATCTCGATGTCGACGCCGGCGGGGAGGTCGAGGCGCTGGAGCGACTCGACGGTCTGACCGGTGGGCTCCACGATGTCGAGGAGGCGCTTGTGGATGCGCATCTCGAAGTGCTCCCGACTGTCCTTGTCGACGTGCGGTGAGCGGATGACGCAGTACCGGTGGATCTCCGTGGGCAACGGCACGGGACCGCGCACCTTCGCCTGGGTACGCACGACCGTCTCGACGATCTTCTTCGTCGACTGGTCGATGATCTCGTGGTCGTAGGCCTTGAGCCTGATGCGGATCTTCTGACCCGTTGCCGTTGCTGCCATGACTATTCGATGATCTTGGTGACGCGGCCGGATCCGACGGTGCGGCCACCTTCACGGATCGCGAACAGGAGACCTTCTTCCATCGCGATCGGGTTGATCAACTCGACGGTCATCTCGGTGTTGTCGCCCGGCATCACCATCTCGGTACCCTCAGGCAACTCGATCGAACCGGTGATATCCGTCGTACGGAAATAGAACTGCGGCCGGTAGTTACCGAAAAACGGTGTGTGGCGGCCACCCTCGTCCTTGGTCAACACATACACCTGCGCCTCGAACTTCGTGTGCGGCGTGATACTGCCCGGCTTGGCCAGCACCTGACCACGCTCCACGTCGTCTTTGCCCGTACCGCGCAACAACGCACCGATGTTGTCGCCCGCACGACCCTCATCGAGAAGCTTTCGGAACATCTCCACACCCGTCACCGTCGTGTTCGGCGTGTCCTTGATCCCGACGATCTCCACCTCGTCGTTCACATGCACCACCCCACGCTCCACACGACCCGTCACCACCGTGCCACGACCCGTGATCGTGAACACATCCTCGATCGGCATCAAGAACGGCTTGTCGACATCCCGAGTCGGCTCAGGAATGAACTCATCGACCTTGGCCATCAACTCCAAGACCTGCTCACCCGCCTCGGCGTCACCCTCCAGAGCCTTCAACGCAGACACCGCAACAATCGGAATGTCATCACCGGGAAAGTCGTACTCGGAAAGAAGCTCACGCACCTCGAGCTCCACCAACTCCATGATCTCAGGATCATCGACCATGTCGGCCTTGTTCAACGCCACCACCATCGACGGCACACCCACCTGACGGGCCAACAACACATGCTCACGGGTCTGGGGCATCGGCCCGTCCGTGGCCGCCACCACCAGAATCGCACCATCCATCTGGGCAGCACCCGTGATCATGTTCTTCACATAATCCGCATGGCCCGGACAATCCACATGCGCATAGTGACGATTCTCCGTTTCGTACTCCACATGCGAAATCGAGATCGTGATCCCCCGCTCCTTTTCCTCAGGAGCCTTGTCGATCGAATCGAACGGCGAAAAATTCACCTCAGGATTCTGATCCGCCAACACCTTCGTGATCGCCGCCGTCAACGTCGTCTTCCCATGATCGATATGACCAATCGTCCCAATGTTCAAATGCGGCTTCGTCCGCTCGAACTTCTCCTTCGACATGGGATGAACTCCTCTGATCCTTCCCGGGGCTTCCGGGCTCTCGTTGTCTCTTCTCGAACCGTTGACGTACTGACGTGTGACGACCGGCCCGTCGGGGCCGGTCGGCGGCTCACTCGCCTCGCGTGCGAGCGATGATCTCCTCGGCGATGGCGTTCGGCACCTGCTGGTAGGAGTCGAACTGCATCGTGTAGTTGGCGCGCCCCTGGGTGCGCGACCGGAGGTCGGTAGCATAACCGAACATCTCTCCGAGCGGCACCTGAGCGTCGACGACCTGCGAGGTGCCCCGCTGGTGCATGCCACCGACCTTGCCGCGCCGCGACGACAGGTCACCGATGACGTCACCCATGTAGTCCTCGGGGGTGACGACCTCCACCTGCATCACGGGCTCGAGGATCACCGGCTTGGCCTGGGCAACGGCCTTCTTCAGCGCCATCGAGCCGGCGATCTTGAACGCCATCTCCGACGAGTCGACGTCGTGCGAGGAGCCGTCGATCAGCGTGGCGCGGAGGTCGACGAGCGGGTAGCCCGCCACCACACCTCCCTCGGTGGCCTCCTGGATGCCGGCGTCGACCGACGAGATGTACTCGCGGGGAACCGCCCCACCGCGGACCTTGTCGACGAACTCGTAGCCGCCGCCGGGCCCCGTGGGCTCCAGGTTGATGATGACGTGGCCGTACTGACCCCGACCGCCGGTCTGGCGGACGTAGCGCGTCTCGACGTCGTCCACCGGCTCGGTGATCGTCTCG carries:
- a CDS encoding efflux RND transporter permease subunit, whose product is MDANTPTIREPAPPASGRGPLAGIGRGMVDFGIRRPVGIAVGVLALTVLFGILTVSIETDTDPENMLPGDDPVRVRNAELRDDFGTGDLIVVGVVDDDGVLTPEVFTAVAELTGEIQRLDGVDATGVTSADTVVDFPDTAFTADDVSATVSALEADPLLADRIVSPDGTAIGIVVPLESEDAAGDVADAVKRLAAEDPALSDADVLVAGLPLAEDEFGRDMFVQMALLAPLAGLLIFALMLFFFRRLSLVLAAMAVAMAAVIWTMGLLIGTGFTVHIMSSMIPIFLMPIAILDSIHVLSEFFDRYPRHRNRRDTLHAVYSELFLPLTYTSLTTAVAFASLMLAPIPPVRVFGGFVALGVVAAWVLTIVFIPAFVMLIDERRFAKLLTTHVEDRGGLLTGGLRRLGRLTTRAPRSLLLGSLVVAVLAVPGVLRITVNDNPLRWFKPGTEIRHASEELNDRFPGTYNASLVLTSEEPGDLTAPATVAAIDALQERWSDIDVVGTSTSFVDVALAVAPDAASVDASIDVAAASVGGERVDSLVTSDHRRANIQLLLNDGDNTSMQSVVDATGEFLESNPLPEGVDAQWAGETYLNLVWQDKMVTGMLEAFLGTLVVVFLLMLVLFRSLRHAVFAMIPVLMAVLVVYGVAGWIGKDYDMPMAVLSALVLGIGVDFGIHFVQRYGELHDSTGSAAEALTEFFEEPARALTRNAFVIAVGFLPLFLSTLVPYLVVGAFLASLMLLSWAATLLVLPPLVLITDRGRQAPRGEAADTPEPPATVGAGADLP
- the rpsJ gene encoding 30S ribosomal protein S10; this translates as MAATATGQKIRIRLKAYDHEIIDQSTKKIVETVVRTQAKVRGPVPLPTEIHRYCVIRSPHVDKDSREHFEMRIHKRLLDIVEPTGQTVESLQRLDLPAGVDIEIKIQEV
- the tuf gene encoding elongation factor Tu, producing MSKEKFERTKPHLNIGTIGHIDHGKTTLTAAITKVLADQNPEVNFSPFDSIDKAPEEKERGITISISHVEYETENRHYAHVDCPGHADYVKNMITGAAQMDGAILVVAATDGPMPQTREHVLLARQVGVPSMVVALNKADMVDDPEIMELVELEVRELLSEYDFPGDDIPIVAVSALKALEGDAEAGEQVLELMAKVDEFIPEPTRDVDKPFLMPIEDVFTITGRGTVVTGRVERGVVHVNDEVEIVGIKDTPNTTVTGVEMFRKLLDEGRAGDNIGALLRGTGKDDVERGQVLAKPGSITPHTKFEAQVYVLTKDEGGRHTPFFGNYRPQFYFRTTDITGSIELPEGTEMVMPGDNTEMTVELINPIAMEEGLLFAIREGGRTVGSGRVTKIIE